A window of Psychroflexus sp. ALD_RP9 contains these coding sequences:
- a CDS encoding ribonucleotide-diphosphate reductase subunit beta, whose amino-acid sequence MAQIEPILEENENRFVLFPIKHHDIWEWYKKCEASFWTAEEIDLHQDISDWKNKLNKDEQYFIKHILAFFAASDGIVNENLAENFVNEVQYTEAKFFYGFQIMMENIHSETYSLLIDTYVDDDAEKDQLFKAIENFPAIKKKADWALKWIESDSFAERLIAFAAVEGIFFSGAFCSIFWLKKRGLMPGLTFSNELISRDEGVHCDFAVHLHNHHLVNQVPKERIREIIVDALNIEREFITESLPVSLIGMNANLMTQYLEFVTDRLLVELGCEKEYGTSNPFDFMDMISLQGKTNFFEKRVGEYQKAGVMSKNKEEDNKISFDADF is encoded by the coding sequence ATGGCGCAGATTGAACCTATTTTAGAAGAGAATGAAAACAGATTTGTACTATTTCCTATTAAACATCATGATATTTGGGAATGGTATAAAAAATGTGAAGCAAGCTTTTGGACAGCTGAAGAAATAGATCTCCACCAAGATATTAGCGATTGGAAAAATAAATTAAACAAAGACGAGCAATACTTTATCAAACACATCTTAGCCTTCTTTGCTGCTTCAGATGGTATTGTTAATGAAAATCTTGCCGAAAATTTTGTTAATGAAGTTCAATATACAGAAGCTAAATTTTTCTACGGCTTTCAAATTATGATGGAAAATATCCATTCTGAAACTTACTCCTTGTTAATTGATACTTATGTAGATGATGATGCCGAAAAAGATCAATTATTTAAAGCAATTGAAAATTTCCCAGCCATAAAGAAAAAAGCAGATTGGGCTTTAAAATGGATTGAATCAGACTCGTTTGCCGAGCGTTTAATTGCTTTTGCCGCAGTTGAAGGTATTTTCTTTTCAGGGGCATTTTGTTCTATATTCTGGCTTAAAAAACGTGGCTTAATGCCAGGACTTACTTTTTCTAACGAATTAATTTCGCGTGATGAAGGTGTACATTGTGATTTTGCTGTGCATTTACATAACCACCATTTAGTTAATCAGGTGCCAAAAGAACGGATTAGAGAAATTATTGTAGACGCACTTAATATTGAACGCGAGTTTATAACGGAGTCTCTACCGGTTAGCCTTATTGGCATGAATGCTAATTTAATGACACAATACCTAGAGTTTGTTACAGACCGCCTTTTAGTAGAACTTGGTTGTGAAAAAGAATACGGAACTTCAAACCCGTTTGACTTTATGGACATGATTTCACTTCAAGGTAAAACCAACTTTTTTGAAAAACGTGTTGGCGAATATCAAAAAGCCGGTGTAATGTCTAAAAACAAAGAAGAAGATAATAAAATTAGCTTTGATGCTGATTTCTAA
- a CDS encoding DUF3109 family protein, with protein MIQIGKTLISEAIIDTEFTCNLSACKGECCVAGDAGAPLEEKELEILEDIYPKVKPYLREEGIASIEAQGKYVMSDFDEPETPLVNGAECAYVTFSKDGMALCGIEKAYRDGKIDFKKPVSCELYPIRVQKLSELEAVNYDKWSICDAACSLGQELEVPVYKFTKNALIRKFGQDWYEALEKVVTKLENE; from the coding sequence ATGATTCAAATTGGAAAAACACTTATTTCAGAAGCTATTATCGATACAGAGTTTACCTGCAACTTATCAGCTTGTAAAGGTGAATGTTGTGTGGCTGGTGATGCTGGCGCTCCTTTAGAAGAAAAAGAACTTGAAATTTTAGAGGACATTTATCCAAAAGTAAAACCTTACCTGCGTGAAGAAGGAATTGCCTCTATCGAAGCCCAAGGTAAGTATGTAATGTCAGACTTCGACGAACCTGAAACACCATTAGTTAATGGTGCTGAATGTGCTTATGTAACCTTCTCAAAAGATGGTATGGCTTTATGCGGTATAGAAAAAGCTTACCGTGATGGTAAAATAGACTTTAAAAAACCAGTATCTTGTGAGCTCTATCCTATAAGAGTTCAAAAATTATCTGAACTTGAAGCCGTTAATTATGATAAGTGGTCAATTTGTGATGCAGCTTGTAGTTTAGGCCAAGAATTAGAAGTTCCTGTTTATAAATTTACCAAAAATGCACTAATCAGAAAATTTGGCCAAGACTGGTATGAAGCCCTAGAAAAAGTTGTCACTAAGCTCGAAAATGAATAG
- a CDS encoding MarC family protein has product MLEVFDFKEIFTAGMILFAVIDIIGSIPIIVDLRKKVGHIQSEKASVVAAILMVLFLFIGETILSLIGIDVNSFAVAGAFIIFFLAIEMILGVQLYKDDAPETAAIVPLAFPLVAGAGTMTSILSLKSEFATPNIIVAIILNVIIVYIVLKSSKKIEKLLGQQGISVIRKIFGVILLAIAVKLFAANIQDLF; this is encoded by the coding sequence ATGTTAGAAGTATTTGATTTTAAAGAAATTTTCACGGCAGGAATGATTTTATTTGCTGTTATCGATATTATTGGAAGTATTCCTATTATTGTTGATTTACGTAAAAAAGTAGGGCATATTCAGAGCGAAAAAGCCTCTGTTGTTGCTGCTATACTCATGGTTTTATTTTTATTTATCGGTGAAACTATTTTGAGCTTAATCGGCATCGATGTTAACTCTTTTGCGGTTGCAGGTGCGTTTATTATATTCTTTTTGGCAATTGAAATGATTTTAGGTGTGCAACTTTATAAAGATGATGCACCTGAGACAGCTGCCATTGTGCCATTAGCATTTCCTTTAGTGGCAGGTGCTGGTACAATGACTTCAATTTTGTCTTTAAAATCTGAATTTGCAACGCCAAACATTATTGTTGCTATTATTTTAAACGTGATTATTGTTTATATCGTCTTAAAATCATCTAAAAAAATTGAAAAATTACTAGGTCAACAAGGAATTAGCGTAATTCGTAAAATATTTGGTGTAATTTTGTTAGCTATTGCGGTTAAATTATTTGCTGCAAATATTCAAGATTTATTTTAA
- a CDS encoding S41 family peptidase produces MNNSTKIYLPIIVALAVVSGMYLGQWLNYPEKAASTSANQKFSRFINYIDQSYVDEVNTDSLVEVSLQSILKQLDPHSTYISSLNYDQVQAEMRGDFVGIGISFFTVNDTIAVINTIPNGPSDLAGILPGDRIISANNKNLITTTTDSIFSILKGKPNTPVKLKVKRANQKRLLDFSLLRKRVPLKSVDAGFMLNDSLGYIKLNRFSETTYSEFKAKLNQLQPKNPKGIIIDLRNNGGGYMKEATDILDEFLSDETLMVFTKNKEGQVNKRYATSYGEFEDTDVYVLINEKTASASEVIAGAIQDNDRGLIIGRRSFGKGLVQREMKLGDGSAVRLTVARYYTPTGRSIQRPYDAGTEDYYDDYQNRYVNGEMKFKDSISVNKKLQYKTPKGKIVYGGGGIIPDVFVPIKDTQIEKDIKFMFEGGVMSRFMFNQLDQHRDYYNALSESEFLSSDLITYKMIEDFENYLGDFSMSYDFDSSINKLKIYLKASMAQQLFDDNLANQIIVHHDLMIKRLLQLKSN; encoded by the coding sequence ATGAATAATTCAACTAAAATTTACTTACCTATAATTGTGGCATTAGCTGTTGTAAGTGGTATGTATCTTGGTCAATGGTTGAATTACCCAGAAAAAGCTGCATCTACTTCGGCTAATCAGAAGTTTTCACGTTTTATTAATTATATTGATCAATCTTATGTTGATGAGGTAAACACAGACAGCCTTGTAGAAGTTAGTCTTCAATCAATTTTAAAACAATTAGATCCGCACTCAACTTATATTTCAAGCCTAAATTACGATCAAGTTCAAGCTGAAATGCGAGGTGATTTTGTAGGTATTGGTATTAGTTTTTTTACCGTAAACGATACAATTGCGGTTATCAATACCATTCCTAATGGGCCAAGCGATCTAGCCGGCATTTTGCCAGGAGACAGAATTATTTCAGCTAATAATAAAAACTTAATTACCACGACAACAGATTCTATCTTTAGTATTTTAAAAGGTAAACCTAATACACCGGTTAAATTAAAAGTAAAAAGAGCCAATCAAAAACGTTTGTTAGATTTTAGTTTGCTGAGAAAACGTGTACCTCTAAAAAGCGTTGATGCGGGCTTTATGCTTAACGACAGTTTAGGCTACATTAAACTTAATCGCTTTTCAGAAACAACTTATAGTGAATTTAAAGCTAAACTCAATCAGCTTCAGCCCAAAAACCCTAAAGGAATTATTATAGACTTACGTAATAATGGCGGCGGTTATATGAAAGAAGCAACCGATATTTTAGATGAATTTCTTAGTGATGAAACTTTGATGGTATTTACAAAAAATAAAGAGGGTCAGGTTAACAAACGTTATGCAACCTCTTATGGCGAATTTGAAGATACAGATGTTTATGTGCTAATTAATGAAAAAACAGCTTCTGCTAGTGAAGTAATTGCTGGAGCAATTCAAGACAACGATCGCGGTTTAATCATTGGTCGTCGATCTTTTGGTAAAGGTTTGGTGCAACGCGAGATGAAGCTTGGTGATGGTAGCGCCGTAAGATTAACTGTAGCACGTTATTATACGCCAACTGGTCGTTCAATACAAAGACCTTATGACGCGGGCACAGAAGATTATTATGACGATTACCAAAATCGCTATGTCAATGGTGAAATGAAGTTTAAAGATAGCATTAGTGTTAATAAAAAACTTCAATATAAAACCCCAAAAGGTAAAATTGTTTATGGTGGCGGAGGAATTATCCCTGACGTTTTTGTGCCAATAAAAGACACTCAAATTGAAAAAGACATCAAATTTATGTTTGAAGGTGGTGTTATGTCTCGTTTTATGTTTAATCAGTTAGACCAACATCGTGACTATTATAATGCCTTATCAGAAAGCGAGTTTTTGTCAAGTGATTTAATTACCTATAAAATGATTGAAGACTTCGAAAATTATTTAGGCGACTTTAGTATGAGTTATGATTTTGATAGCAGCATAAACAAACTAAAAATCTACCTCAAAGCAAGCATGGCCCAGCAATTATTCGATGATAATTTAGCGAACCAAATAATTGTTCATCACGATTTAATGATAAAAAGACTCCTGCAATTAAAGTCTAATTAG
- a CDS encoding deoxycytidylate deaminase: MTDAKQHKFDKAYLRIAREWGKLSHCERKKVGAIIVKERMIISDGYNGTPTGFENYCEDDEGYTKWYVLHAEANAILKVAGSTQSCRGATLYITLSPCKECSKLIHQAGITRVVYQNAYKDNAGLNFLKKAGVDIKHVANLEESI; encoded by the coding sequence ATGACCGATGCCAAACAGCATAAATTCGATAAAGCTTATTTAAGAATAGCTCGCGAATGGGGTAAGTTATCGCATTGTGAAAGGAAAAAAGTGGGTGCAATTATCGTGAAAGAGCGCATGATTATTTCAGACGGTTATAATGGTACACCTACTGGTTTTGAAAATTACTGCGAAGATGATGAAGGTTACACCAAATGGTATGTTTTACATGCTGAAGCTAATGCCATATTAAAAGTAGCAGGATCAACACAATCTTGTCGAGGTGCCACCCTTTACATTACCTTATCCCCATGCAAAGAATGCAGTAAATTAATTCATCAAGCTGGTATTACTCGTGTAGTCTATCAAAATGCTTATAAAGATAACGCAGGTCTTAATTTTTTAAAAAAAGCAGGCGTAGATATTAAACATGTCGCTAATTTAGAAGAATCGATATAA
- a CDS encoding HupE/UreJ family protein, with translation MEDFWLYFKLGFNHVLDVTAYDHVLFIAVLVAAYSLKQWKRIIALVSLFTVGHCLSLALAAFDILDFDKAIIEFLIPLSIVFTAIFNLFTAGKDAGSTKSAVLYIVTLFFGLVHGFGFSTYFNMLSEGASDIALMLLEFALGIEASQLVVVLVILILSAIFQTLLRFSKRDWVLIISSIVLGLSLPLLFENWIF, from the coding sequence ATGGAAGATTTTTGGTTATACTTTAAGTTAGGCTTTAATCATGTTTTAGATGTTACAGCCTATGATCACGTTTTGTTTATTGCTGTTTTAGTAGCAGCCTATTCCTTAAAACAATGGAAACGGATCATTGCCCTAGTTAGCTTATTTACCGTTGGTCACTGTTTGTCTTTAGCCTTAGCTGCTTTTGATATTTTAGATTTTGATAAAGCAATAATTGAATTCCTAATTCCTTTGAGTATTGTATTTACGGCAATCTTTAATTTATTTACAGCAGGCAAAGATGCTGGTAGTACAAAATCAGCCGTTTTATATATCGTCACCTTGTTTTTTGGTCTCGTACATGGCTTTGGGTTTTCAACCTATTTTAATATGTTATCTGAAGGTGCGTCTGATATAGCTTTAATGCTTCTTGAGTTTGCCTTGGGTATAGAAGCGTCTCAGCTAGTTGTAGTGCTAGTTATTTTAATATTATCTGCTATTTTTCAAACACTTTTGCGCTTTTCAAAACGCGATTGGGTGTTAATCATATCATCGATTGTATTAGGACTTAGTCTACCTTTACTATTCGAAAATTGGATTTTTTAA
- a CDS encoding YraN family protein yields MAAHNDLGKEGEKEAVELLLNKGYDILETNYTFQKAEIDIIAKTTSELVVVEVKTRSTPDFGDPQDFVKPAQIKRLVNAIDHYIQQNDIDLEVRFDIIAIIKNRSGKRIEHLEDAFYFF; encoded by the coding sequence ATGGCAGCACATAATGATTTAGGTAAAGAAGGCGAAAAAGAAGCTGTAGAATTATTACTTAACAAAGGCTATGATATTTTAGAAACGAATTATACTTTTCAAAAAGCCGAAATAGATATTATTGCCAAAACCACTTCAGAATTGGTAGTTGTAGAAGTAAAAACCCGAAGCACTCCAGATTTTGGTGACCCTCAAGATTTTGTAAAACCTGCACAAATCAAAAGACTCGTTAATGCAATAGACCATTACATTCAACAAAACGATATTGACTTAGAAGTGCGATTTGATATTATTGCCATTATTAAAAATAGATCAGGTAAACGCATTGAGCATCTAGAAGATGCGTTTTACTTTTTTTAG
- a CDS encoding LD-carboxypeptidase, which translates to MLKPPQLHKGDKVAIIATARKVTLADLQPAIQLLESWGFQPVIGTSIGLKQNQFAGSDQARAADLQAQINNPEIKAIWCAKGGYGSVRILDLVDFSSLLTQPKWLIGYSDVTALHAHLNRLGVMSVHGQMAVGVDQKSAESILSLEQLLKGKELTYTFKPSHFNRKGQATGKLIGGNLSVIYSLCGSNSALISENSILFLEDLDEYLYHIDRMMQNLKRNGYLNQLSALIIGGMTEMNDNEIPFGQTAEEIISEAVAEFNFPVCFNFPSGHIINNQAFIHGHQVSVEVTDQVSKISYL; encoded by the coding sequence ATGTTAAAACCACCACAACTACATAAAGGCGATAAAGTGGCTATTATAGCTACTGCCCGAAAAGTAACCTTAGCAGATTTACAGCCGGCAATACAGTTGCTAGAATCTTGGGGATTTCAACCGGTAATAGGCACAAGTATCGGTTTAAAGCAAAACCAGTTTGCTGGAAGTGATCAAGCACGTGCAGCCGATTTACAAGCACAAATCAATAATCCCGAAATAAAAGCAATTTGGTGCGCTAAAGGTGGTTATGGTAGTGTTCGTATTTTAGATTTAGTCGATTTTTCTTCACTGTTAACTCAGCCTAAATGGCTTATTGGTTATAGTGATGTCACTGCTTTACACGCGCATTTAAATCGATTGGGCGTCATGAGTGTGCATGGCCAAATGGCTGTTGGTGTAGATCAAAAATCAGCCGAAAGTATACTAAGCTTAGAACAACTTTTAAAAGGCAAAGAGCTAACCTATACATTTAAACCGAGTCACTTCAACCGAAAAGGTCAAGCAACCGGGAAACTGATCGGTGGTAATTTATCAGTTATTTATTCTTTATGTGGCAGTAATTCTGCGCTAATTTCAGAAAATTCCATTTTGTTTTTAGAAGATTTAGATGAATATCTATACCACATAGACCGAATGATGCAAAACTTAAAACGCAATGGCTACTTGAACCAACTAAGCGCTTTAATAATTGGTGGAATGACTGAAATGAATGATAACGAAATACCATTTGGTCAAACTGCTGAAGAAATTATTTCTGAAGCGGTAGCTGAATTTAATTTTCCGGTGTGTTTTAATTTTCCTTCTGGTCATATCATAAATAATCAGGCCTTTATTCATGGCCATCAAGTTTCGGTTGAAGTGACCGATCAAGTAAGTAAAATTAGTTATCTATAA
- the metG gene encoding methionine--tRNA ligase gives MKNPKRYTITAALPYTNGPIHIGHLAGVYIPADIYTRYLKLNQKDVVFVCGSDEHGVPITIKAKKEGITPQQVVDRYNAIIKQSFEDFGIQFDNYSRTSAEVHHETASEFFKTLYENDKFIEETTEQLYDAEAKQFLADRFVTGTCPKCGNEEAYGDQCEKCGSSLNATDLIQPKSAITGNTPSLKETKHWFLPLDQYSNWLKQWILNEHKNDWKPNVYGQCKSWIEDGLRPRAVTRDLDWGIPVPVKNAEGKVLYVWFDAPIGYISSTKEWAKREQKEWEPYWKDQDTKLVHFIGKDNIVFHCIIFPVMLKAHGDYILPDNVPSNEFLNLEGQKLSTSKNWAVWLHEYLDDFPNQQDVLRYTLTANAPETKDNDFTWKDFQTRNNSELVGIFGNFINRVVVLTNKYYQGLIPEKEELTKVDLDTLKTLKESTEDISQSIELYRFREAQAKMMNIARLGNKYLADEEPWKLQKTNPERTRSIMYVAIQIAAGLSIISEPFLPFTSKKLKSMLSLNTLENELSWSLISNLDELIPPKHQINSAELLFTKIEDDTIQRQLDKLKQTKQDNLHDNSVVEPQKEEVSFDDFSKLDIRTATILAAEKMPKAKKLLKLKVDTGLDQRTIVSGIAEHFKPEDIVGKKVSVIVNLKPIKLRGTLSEGMILMATDTKGDLSFVNIENNFGNGMIIS, from the coding sequence ATGAAGAACCCAAAACGTTATACCATTACAGCAGCTTTACCTTATACCAATGGCCCAATACATATTGGCCATTTAGCTGGTGTTTATATTCCTGCCGATATTTACACACGTTACCTTAAATTAAACCAAAAAGATGTGGTCTTTGTTTGCGGTAGCGATGAGCATGGCGTTCCTATTACAATAAAAGCTAAAAAAGAAGGTATTACACCGCAGCAAGTGGTAGATCGTTACAATGCAATCATCAAACAATCATTTGAGGACTTCGGAATTCAATTTGACAACTATTCGAGAACCTCAGCTGAAGTTCATCATGAAACAGCCTCAGAGTTTTTTAAAACACTTTATGAAAACGATAAGTTTATTGAAGAAACAACGGAACAACTCTATGATGCTGAAGCTAAACAATTTTTAGCCGATCGATTTGTTACTGGTACTTGTCCAAAATGCGGAAATGAAGAAGCTTATGGTGATCAATGTGAAAAATGCGGAAGCTCCTTAAACGCCACTGACTTAATTCAACCTAAATCAGCTATCACTGGTAATACACCAAGTTTAAAAGAAACCAAACACTGGTTTTTACCATTAGATCAATATAGCAATTGGTTAAAGCAGTGGATTTTAAATGAGCATAAAAACGACTGGAAACCTAATGTATATGGTCAATGTAAATCCTGGATTGAAGATGGTTTAAGACCTAGAGCCGTTACCCGAGATTTAGATTGGGGTATTCCTGTTCCTGTTAAAAATGCTGAAGGCAAAGTGCTTTACGTTTGGTTTGATGCACCGATAGGTTATATTTCATCTACAAAAGAATGGGCAAAACGTGAGCAAAAAGAATGGGAACCTTATTGGAAAGATCAAGATACTAAACTTGTTCATTTTATAGGTAAAGATAATATTGTATTTCACTGTATTATATTTCCTGTAATGCTAAAAGCTCATGGCGACTACATTTTGCCTGATAATGTACCATCTAACGAATTTTTAAATCTAGAAGGCCAAAAGCTATCAACCTCAAAAAACTGGGCAGTTTGGCTTCATGAATACCTTGATGATTTTCCTAACCAGCAAGACGTATTGCGATATACTTTAACAGCAAATGCACCCGAAACAAAAGATAATGACTTTACATGGAAAGACTTTCAAACGCGTAATAACAGTGAATTAGTCGGAATTTTTGGGAATTTTATTAATCGTGTTGTTGTTTTAACCAATAAATATTATCAAGGCTTAATTCCTGAAAAAGAAGAATTAACAAAAGTAGATTTAGATACATTAAAGACACTGAAAGAATCAACTGAAGATATTTCTCAGTCAATAGAGCTTTATCGATTTAGAGAAGCACAAGCCAAAATGATGAACATTGCCCGACTTGGCAATAAATATCTGGCTGATGAAGAACCTTGGAAACTTCAGAAAACCAATCCTGAGCGAACACGAAGCATTATGTATGTGGCAATTCAAATAGCTGCTGGTTTAAGTATTATTTCTGAACCGTTTTTACCATTTACTTCAAAGAAGTTAAAAAGTATGTTGAGTCTAAATACACTTGAAAATGAACTAAGTTGGAGTCTTATTTCAAACTTAGATGAATTAATTCCGCCTAAACATCAAATCAATTCAGCTGAATTATTATTTACAAAAATTGAAGACGATACCATCCAACGCCAACTAGATAAATTAAAACAAACTAAACAAGACAATCTACATGATAACTCAGTAGTTGAGCCACAAAAAGAAGAAGTTAGTTTTGACGATTTTTCTAAATTAGACATTAGAACAGCTACTATCTTAGCTGCTGAAAAAATGCCAAAAGCTAAAAAGCTACTTAAGCTAAAAGTAGACACAGGATTAGACCAACGAACTATCGTTTCCGGTATAGCCGAACACTTTAAACCTGAAGATATCGTAGGCAAAAAAGTTTCAGTTATAGTAAACTTAAAACCTATTAAACTTCGCGGAACATTAAGTGAAGGCATGATTTTAATGGCTACAGACACTAAAGGTGACCTCAGTTTTGTGAACATCGAAAATAATTTTGGCAATGGAATGATTATTTCATAA
- a CDS encoding mechanosensitive ion channel family protein → MNNSVENLTSLAKHGLDTLIGYLPSIIGALVILILGLWLIKLVMGRIKKIMEKREVDPGVRGFALSILGVVLKILLFIFVISKLGVETTSFAAILAAAGLAIGLALQGSLSNFAGGVLIIILKPFKVGDFIDAQGESGTVSDISIFYTYLTTVNNQRIVIPNGQLSNNKVTNYSHESSRRDVVTVGISYDSDIKKAREVLLNILNNDDRTLKDPAPVVFVGGLGDNSVDLSVRYWAKNEDFWGLHFDFIEKLKVELEDAGISFPFPQRDVHLYNMNKNE, encoded by the coding sequence ATGAACAATTCAGTTGAAAATTTAACAAGTTTAGCTAAGCATGGCTTAGACACTTTAATTGGTTATTTACCAAGCATTATTGGTGCATTAGTTATTTTAATTCTTGGCTTGTGGCTTATAAAGCTAGTCATGGGAAGAATAAAGAAAATAATGGAAAAACGTGAGGTAGATCCAGGCGTTAGAGGTTTTGCATTAAGCATTTTAGGTGTTGTTTTAAAAATATTACTCTTTATTTTTGTTATCTCTAAACTCGGCGTAGAGACTACTTCATTTGCTGCTATTTTAGCAGCAGCCGGTTTAGCGATAGGCTTAGCATTACAAGGTTCACTATCTAATTTTGCTGGCGGTGTTTTAATCATTATACTCAAACCCTTTAAAGTAGGTGATTTTATAGATGCACAAGGAGAATCTGGCACAGTTTCTGATATATCTATATTCTATACATACTTAACAACTGTAAATAATCAACGTATTGTGATTCCTAATGGACAATTATCTAATAACAAGGTGACTAATTACAGCCATGAATCATCAAGAAGAGATGTTGTAACAGTAGGTATTTCGTATGATAGTGATATTAAAAAAGCTAGAGAAGTTTTACTTAATATCCTCAATAATGACGATAGAACTTTAAAAGATCCTGCACCTGTTGTTTTTGTTGGTGGACTTGGCGATAATTCTGTTGATTTATCAGTACGTTATTGGGCTAAAAATGAAGATTTCTGGGGGCTACACTTTGATTTTATAGAAAAGTTAAAGGTTGAATTAGAAGACGCAGGCATATCATTTCCGTTCCCTCAACGTGATGTGCATTTATATAATATGAACAAAAATGAATAA
- the tsaB gene encoding tRNA (adenosine(37)-N6)-threonylcarbamoyltransferase complex dimerization subunit type 1 TsaB: MSYILCIETATTNCSVSLGFQDKLLEVKELNSKSYSHAEQLHPFIHSLIAKHNITISNLSAVAVSEGPGSYTGLRIGVSAAKGIAYAAEIPLIATSTLQSLALQVKPSSDSDLIIPMLDARRMEVYTQSFTSTYKAITSVEAKILDPSSFLNEANKHHIHFIGDGVEKFIKMSALDNKVTFLTQKLPSAREQFLLARQKFLAKKFEDTAYFEPYYLKDFIPG, encoded by the coding sequence TTGAGTTATATACTTTGCATAGAAACGGCAACCACTAATTGTTCGGTAAGCCTAGGCTTTCAAGACAAGTTATTAGAGGTAAAGGAGTTGAATAGCAAAAGCTATTCTCACGCAGAACAATTACACCCATTTATACATAGCTTGATTGCCAAACATAATATTACAATCTCAAATTTGTCTGCAGTTGCTGTAAGTGAAGGTCCTGGCTCTTACACAGGTTTACGCATTGGTGTTTCAGCTGCAAAAGGAATAGCTTACGCTGCTGAAATTCCATTAATTGCCACTTCAACTTTGCAAAGTTTAGCTTTGCAAGTTAAGCCAAGCTCTGATTCAGACTTGATTATACCAATGCTAGATGCACGCCGAATGGAAGTTTATACACAAAGCTTTACATCTACTTATAAGGCAATTACTTCAGTAGAAGCAAAAATTCTTGACCCTAGTTCATTTTTAAATGAAGCTAATAAGCATCATATTCATTTTATAGGTGATGGTGTAGAAAAATTTATTAAAATGTCTGCTCTAGATAATAAGGTAACTTTTTTAACGCAAAAACTTCCGTCGGCAAGAGAACAATTTCTACTAGCAAGACAGAAGTTTTTAGCAAAAAAATTTGAAGATACGGCTTACTTTGAGCCTTATTATCTAAAAGATTTCATTCCCGGATAA